aacacatatATAGATATTGAAATTTAAGAAAGTAACCTCGTTCGTAGCTGCTGGTACCACTGATGCAGGTGTACGATATTGATTTACCATAGTAACTCTAGATCCCTAAATATACAAGTTGAAATAGATTAGATAGGTTGGATTGAGTATATTCAACTATTATTCACATAATATGATTTCACTAACTAAATTTGTAAAACTAAAGGTTTAATTTACTAAGTCCACTCAGATTTACTAACTGTAACTAAAATCTGTTAAGTTCACCTAATCTGCTAAGTTTTCAAAGATCAGCTAAACACAACTGTAATTTTCTACAATCACCTAATTTGACTAACATAAACGTAATTTGAGAAAGTAAAATGAACCTGAGCTCCATAAGGTGCTAGAGGATGAAAGTGAGGAAACATTGGTTGTAGCGGTGAGGGCATTGGTAGTGGTGGAGGGGGCAAGGCCTGAGGCGCATTTATTTATGCTGCTACTACTGAAACATTGACTACAAATACAACATGTTAGTACTATTAAAATACAACAAATGCTAAGTATTGTAAAGTTAGACTTACGATGATCCATTGTTGTTGTTGGGCATGGTACTCTTGTACTTTAGCAAAGTCCTCTTGTTGCTGCCTCATGAATTTGTGATGCACACTCATTTGGTCATGTAGATTTTCAATGACAACATCTTGCTCCGTGCAGCGATGTCGTCAGTGTTTTCTTAGACGGAAAACGGTAGACGGACGGTGAGGAGCTGTCTAAGGTTTAGACGTGTTTAGACGTGTTTAGACGGAATTAAACGGCCTAAACGGTATGTTACTGTAGCATAGTTTCAGCAGGATAAAAAAGATTTTTTCCTAACCTTTTTTGAAGCAAACATGAAGCTTTTGTTGTCCTTGTCCCAATTTGAGATATGTACCTGAAAAAGAAGCGAGATTTGTTAGTATGTGCCCATGTGATATGTATAAGGGTCCATTTGATAGTTGATACACTGAACAAGGACAACTTTCAGCACAAATGGTAGGTTGATAGACACAATAGAGAACAAACACTTTCACAAAGCACAAATAGAAATAGTTCTCACAAATGCCAAACAAAGCATAAAAGCAATAGTCcataagttcattttcaacatagACAAATAGATAAGATAATTAGATAGTGCTAATATAAGATAGATGATGGCAGCTAAAGCCTCCCATCAGCCATCATTGTCTTCCTCCGCATCTAGCTCATAGTCATATCCAGCTGTGATCACATCATCTTGATCCGACTCAAAGTCAACATCTTCCTCTTGTGGTGCTTCTTCTTCACTTTCAGTTTCAGACAACGGTGTGTCTTCAACCTCTCTTTCAACAGTCAATCTTGCACTCCTACGTAGTTTTGTGACCTCTTCAGCACCACATGTCTCAGCAATCAATTTCCATGTGAGACCGGTCACCGGCTCAACATCAGACCCTTCTTCATCCTTCTCAGCACCATCAACCATCCATCCTTGAGCAAAAGTTGCATCGGTTGCTACAAGAGGATCTGCCTTTTTATTCTTTTGGGCTCTAATTCTTCTCTTTGCATGAATATGGTTGAATCTAACATACACAAGCTTGTCAACTCTGTCACATGTGAGTCTATTCCTTTTCTTTGTATGGATCTACAAGGTATCAAGTAAATTTGCAAGCAATTAGTATGGCAGAAACTTGACATATGCTGAAATGAACAAGTAAAAAGAAAGGCTTAGTTACGTACCCCTTCAAAACAGCTCCAACTCCTTTCACAACCTGAAGCACTTGATGTCAAAGAGAGAATTCTAACAGCAAACTTTTGAAGTAATGGAACTTGTGTTCCATAATTTGCCCACCACTTAGCTATATAACAAAAATATTAAGATTTCTTGATCATATAATTTATACAACAGCCAACTACCAAATCTGATTCAAATACAAATAACAAAATACCTGGATTGAATTCAGGATCCTTGCAGCCAAACAAAGCTACTTTTTTCCCAAAATGTCCAAGTTTGTCCTTAAACTTGTGAAAGTCATTATTGATCACTTCATTTTGCTTCTGAAAATCACCATGGTAGAATGTTTCAATAGCTGCATAAAACCCATCTACCACATCCTCATTGTCAAAGATTGAGGGACTATTGTAGCTATAATAAGGGTTTAAACAATATGCAGCCATGTGAATAGGACAATCCAATCTTTTCTTCATTTTTCCCTCCACAACTTCCATAAGGTTCTTGTACAAACCAGTCCCTGTCTTGTCTAAGTTTCCTACAGCCACTCTAATTTCTTCCTTGGCTTTAAGAATTTCACCATACACCCAAGGCATTGATGGTTTAATGTCTCCATCAACAAGGCGAAGAACTTTAACTAATGGCTCAAATACTCTCAAACAAAGAGAAACACCATTCCAAAAGGTTGGCTTCACCAATGTGGCTGTGGCTGTTACACCTTTAGCACTTTTCTTCACATGACTAATTTTACACCAT
This portion of the Zea mays cultivar B73 chromosome 2, Zm-B73-REFERENCE-NAM-5.0, whole genome shotgun sequence genome encodes:
- the LOC103648186 gene encoding uncharacterized protein, which translates into the protein MQLQMRWMLMMTRALMTLAALNQGQWVLWTSSQCLLTPILWVPHKKNLRQQKISEHVMKERLHILKRYVARWMYVQGIPFNAINCDEFDQVLEAAGRFGPGAKKPYQHELREKLLHEEVEDTKKMIKDHAQEWKKTGCSLMTDAWTDQKRRSIMNICINSAIGTYFLESKEVSAELHTGEMIFQFVDNFIEKLDAGKDHLVQVVTDNASNNMAAKDLLYVKRPNLFWTSCATHTINLMLEGIGKMKRFKNVIDSAKGLTIFIYAHHSTLSLMRKFTKKRDIIRPGVTRFASAFLTLQSLYEKKEQLRMMSQSEEWCKISHVKKSAKGVTATATLVKPTFWNGVSLCLRVFEPLVKVLRLVDGDIKPSMPWVYGEILKAKEEIRVAVGNLDKTGTGLYKNLMEVVEGKMKKRLDCPIHMAAYCLNPYYSYNSPSIFDNEDVVDGFYAAIETFYHGDFQKQNEVINNDFHKFKDKLGHFGKKVALFGCKDPEFNPAKWWANYGTQVPLLQKFAVRILSLTSSASGCERSWSCFEGIHTKKRNRLTCDRVDKLVYVRFNHIHAKRRIRAQKNKKADPLVATDATFAQGWMVDGAEKDEEGSDVEPVTGLTWKLIAETCGAEEVTKLRRSARLTVEREVEDTPLSETESEEEAPQEEDVDFESDQDDVITAGYDYELDAEEDNDG